Within the Solibacillus silvestris genome, the region TTCATTTTTCTTTTTAAGTCTTTCAAGGCTCTGTGGTAATCCACTTTTACTTTTGATTCGCTACATTGTAAAATGTCAGCGGTCTCCTTTACGGAAAATTCATTAATGCCACGAAGTATAATAACTGCTCTAAAATTTGGTTTCAACTTAGAAATGGCTTCATGTATAAACTGTTCCATTTCATTAAATTCCACTTCTTCATCAGGCTTCTTACCGTTTGATTCCAATCTTGTGAAGAATCCATCCTTAAAAACGGAGAAAAACTTCTTTTTTCGATAATGATCAACTGCTACATGTTTGGCGATAGAAAATATCCATGTTTTTAGATTGTACTCGCTTTTAAAATGATTTAGGTTTTTTAATAATCTAATGAAAACTTCTTGTGTTAAGTCCTCTGCATCATTTTGATTTCCTGTAAAGCAAACTAGAAATCTGAATACGTCTAAATAATAATCATTGTAGACCTCAACAATACTGGACTCTATGTCGTTTAAATCAATCAAGCTTTTCCTCCTCATTGTTTATTCCCTAATTATTCGTTTGATCTTGGAAAAAGGTTACAATTATTTGTTTTAAAAATTTAGTAGTAGTAAGAGGGTTATTACACGGTACTCCCTAAGTTCTGGCAAAGATATAAAATAAAACGCCATTCTTCTTTAGAATAGCGCACGATTGTGGAAGACAATATTATATTTATGCCTTTGTTATTTGAATAACAGATTCCCTTTCCATAAGTTATTCAATAATAGATATCATCTATTTACCTTACCAATCCAATACGTACCAATAATAGTCTCTCCATCAACATCATACAAAGGAACTTCTCTTGGAGGAGAATTATTTAGTTTAACTGCTTCTTCTGGGGTTTTTGGTTTTGGGCCATCCAACTCTACTTTTTTTGCATATCCTATTATACTGTTCTCGCCTTGTGCCAATATTAAATCGGGCTCATCAATAATCATCCTGTTTCCCATATCTGGTCCATAAGTTTCACCTTTATCATTTACTGGATAACCATTCTCTAAAATATATTCAAAGGTTGGAATAACTAAATCTCCTGTCTTTTGTAAT harbors:
- a CDS encoding metal ABC transporter substrate-binding protein, which codes for MRKNLFFLAIISLLLLVGCSQQETLQKTGDLVIPTFEYILENGYPVNDKGETYGPDMGNRMIIDEPDLILAQGENSIIGYAKKVELDGPKPKTPEEAVKLNNSPPREVPLYDVDGETIIGTYWIGKVNR
- a CDS encoding RNA polymerase subunit sigma-70, producing MRRKSLIDLNDIESSIVEVYNDYYLDVFRFLVCFTGNQNDAEDLTQEVFIRLLKNLNHFKSEYNLKTWIFSIAKHVAVDHYRKKKFFSVFKDGFFTRLESNGKKPDEEVEFNEMEQFIHEAISKLKPNFRAVIILRGINEFSVKETADILQCSESKVKVDYHRALKDLKRKMNIGIEEVLPNAK